In Quercus robur chromosome 10, dhQueRobu3.1, whole genome shotgun sequence, a genomic segment contains:
- the LOC126702318 gene encoding uncharacterized protein LOC126702318, giving the protein MDMKEIDSVPWTKHRNKPFCVIHHTTGQQHQCIQTQIVAPKQTTAQQQRSSNELIASHSPTSHKTHSSIIPMLLVAFLLVVSLVSPALSDSGHSLPANQTFHPASQLNKLKRVTDYLTKINKPAVKTIQSPDGDVIDCVPSHLQPAFDHPDLKGQKPLDSPERPKGLNTTDTVAKSFQLWAESGESCPEGTVPIRRTTEKDVLRAISIDRYGRKPVRHVRRDSSGSGHEHAVLFVNGDQYYGAKAGINVWAPQVTDQYEFSLSQIWVISGSFGHDLNTIEAGWQVSPDLYGDKNPRFFTYWTTDAYQATGCYNLLCSGFVQTNNRVAIGAAISPKSYYNGRQFDIGLMVWKDPKHGHWWLEFGSGLLVGYWPAFLFSHLRTHASMVQFGGEIVNSRSSGYHTATQMGSGHFAEEGFRKASYFRNLQVVDWDNNLLPLTNLHLLADHPNCYDIKQGRNNVWGTYFYYGGPGRNVKCP; this is encoded by the exons ATGGACATGAAGGAAATAGATTCAGTTCCATGGACAAAACATAGAAACAAACCGTTTTGTGTAATCCATCACACAACAGGACAACAACACCAATGCATACAAACACAAATTGTtgcaccaaaacaaacaacagcACAACAACAACGTTCCTCAAATGAACTTATTGCTTCACATTCTCCTACTTCCCACAAAACTCACTCTTCAATCATTCCCATGCTTCTTGTTGCTTTCCTTCTTGTAGTTTCCTTGGTTAGCCCTGCTTTATCAGATTCCGGTCACTCTTTACCGGCCAACCAAACTTTTCACCCGGCTTCACAGTTGAACAAGCTGAAGAGGGTCACAGATTATCTCACCAAGATCAACAAGCCTGCTGTGAAGACAATTCAG AGCCCTGATGGTGATGTTATAGACTGTGTTCCTTCTCATCTCCAACCAGCTTTTGATCATCCTGACCTTAAAGGACAGAAACCATTg GATTCACCAGAGAGACCAAAAGGCCTTAACACAACAGATACAGTGGCAAAGAGCTTTCAGCTATGGGCAGAATCTGGTGAATCATGTCCAGAGGGTACTGTTCCAATTAGAAGAACTACAGAAAAAGATGTTCTAAGAGCAATTTCCATTGACAGATATGGAAGAAAACCAGTAAGACATGTGAGGAGAGACTCTTCAGGAAGTGGTCATGAG CATGCAGTTCTATTTGTAAATGGAGATCAATATTATGGAGCAAAGGCCGGCATAAACGTGTGGGCACCTCAAGTAACCGATCAATATGAATTCAGCTTGTCACAAATTTGGGTCATTTCTGGTTCGTTTGGCCATGATCTAAATACCATTGAAGCTGGTTGGCAG GTTAGCCCAGATCTGTATGGTGACAAGAATCCTAGGTTCTTCACTTATTGGACA ACTGATGCATATCAAGCAACTGGATGCTACAATTTACTGTGCTCAGGCTTTGTCCAAACCAACAACAGGGTTGCTATTGGAGCAGCAATCTCTCCAAAGTCCTACTACAATGGTAGACAGTTTGATATTGGCTTAATGGTTTGGAAG gACCCAAAGCATGGACATTGGTGGTTGGAATTTGGATCAGGACTACTGGTTGGTTATTGGCCAGCATTCTTGTTTAGTCACTTAAGAACTCATGCTAGCATGGTACAATTTGGAGGAGAGATTGTAAATTCTAGATCATCGGGTTATCACACAGCTACTCAAATGGGTAGTGGCCATTTTGCTGAAGAAGGATTTAGAAAAGCTTCTTATTTCAGAAATTTGCAAGTTGTTGATTGGGATAATAACTTGCTTCCTCTAACAAATCTTCATCTCTTGGCTGATCATCCAAATTGTTATGATATAAAACAAGGGAGAAATAATGTTTGGGGAACTTACTTTTATTATGGAGGTCCTGGAAGGAATGTAAAATGTccatga
- the LOC126702925 gene encoding plant UBX domain-containing protein 10-like: protein MSSILRDNRRAGNALVRRMVSLPRNIIGGFSRAMGHGRDLMGIGGRRNQHVPSNYQLQHPEEQISTTVPEEWAFLTSFEDQYGSNHPFFYACQFMEALKIAEDDQKFMFVYLHAPEHPFTPSFCRDTLCSELVVQFLDANFVCWGALANREEGLQMATILRPASFPFCAVIAPAPGDSIAVLQQMEGPISPAELVEILQRTMEEKGLAFGSARAKQEEKIRADRRLREEQDAAYLASLQIDKEKERFKNLLSGERIQKPVEAPSNKPNYDKLRNSQKQYVQVKEGAITKETQYKEGANRGTNPQATQILIRFPNGERREQSFASTDKVQSIYRYIDSLGLPGIGNYRLISSFPRKVYGVDQMGMTLKDSGLHPRASLFLEAM from the exons ATGTCATCGATTTTGAGAGACAATAGGAGAGCAGGCAATGCACTTGTACGCAGAATGGTAAGCCTTCCAAGGAACATTATAGGTGGATTTTCAAGAGCAATGGGTCATGGTAGAGACCTCATGGGAATAGGAGGAAGAAGAAATCAACATGTACCATCAAACTATCAACTGCAACATCCAGAGGAGCAAATTAGTACTACTGTTCCAGAAGAGTGGGCATTTCTAACCAGTTTTGAAGATCAATATGGTTCCAACCATCCATTTTTCTATGCTTGTCAGTTCATGGAAGCCCTGAAGATAGCAGAGGATGATCAAAAGTTTATGTTCGTGTACCTTCATGCACCAGAGCACCCTTTCACTCCCTCTTTCTGTAGGGACACTTTGTGTTCAGAACTGGTGGTACAGTTTCTTGATGCTAATTTTGTTTGCTGGGGAGCACTGGCTAATAGAGAAGAAGGCTTGCAAATGGCTACAATATTGAGGCCTGCCAGTTTCCCATTCTGTGCTGTGATAGCTCCTGCCCCTGGTGATAGCATAGCAGTGCTGCAACAG ATGGAAGGGCCAATTTCCCCTGCTGAACTGGTGGAGATTCTGCAGAGGACAATGGAGGAGAAAGGGTTGGCTTTTGGAAGTGCAAGGGCCAAGCAGGAAGAAAAGATAAGAGCGGATCGTCGCCTCAGAGAAGAACAAGATGCAGCATATCTTGCATCTCTTCAGATAGACAAG GAAAAGGAAAGATTCAAGAACTTGCTTTCAGGAGAGAGAATTCAGAAACCAGTAGAAGCTCCTTCTAATAAACCAAATTATGATAAGCTTAGGAACAGTCAAAAACAGTATGTTCAAGTCAAAGAGGGTGCCATTACCAAAGAAACTCAATACAAAGAAGGAGCAAATAGGGGAACGAATCCTCAAGCTACCCAG ATTTTGATAAGGTTTCCAAATGGTGAAAGAAGAGAGCAAAGCTTCGCAAGCACAGACAAGGTCCAGTCAATATACAGATACATAGATTCATTAGGCCTCCCTGGTATTGGAAACTACAGATTGATATCAAGCTTCCCTAGAAAAGTCTATGGTGTTGATCAGATGGGAATGACTCTCAAAGACAGTGGCCTCCATCCTAGAGCAAGCCTGTTCTTGGAGGCTATGTGA